The sequence ACAGCCGTTCTGACTCCCGATACGATCACTGCTTCACGCATTCTGGGTTCCCTCCTCTATCCAATCATCCCCGCGAACTAGTTGCGGAGCGGTTTGCCTTTGGTCAGCATGTGCTGCATGCGCTGCTGTGTGAGCGGTTCGCCGCACAGGGACAGGAACGCTTCACGCTCGAGATCGAGCAGGTATTGTTCTGTCACCTCGGTGCCCGCTGCGATGCGTCCGCCGGAGAGCACGGTCGCGATTTTTTCTGCGATCTTCACATCATGCGCCGATGCATAGCCGCTCAACTGCAGCTGTTTCGCGCCCAGCTTCAGCACGGAGAAGCCCGCTTCGCCGACGACTTTGATCTTCTTCTGCACCGGCGCGCGGTAGTTCTCCGCCATCGCCAGCACCGATTGTTTCGCATCGTACAGCAGGTAGTCGTTGTTGACCGTCATCTCATCCGACTTGCGGAAGTAGCCGAGCTCCTGGCCTTCGCGGAACGAGGTGGAGACTTTCGCCATCGCGATCGTTTCGAACGCGCGGTTGACCATCGGCTGCAGGTCGGTGCCCGGCGCTGCGTTTTCGATGTTGCGCAGCAGCAGCTCCTTGTTGCCGCCGCCGCCCGGAAGCAGGCCGACGCCGACTTCGACGAGGCCAAAATAGGACTCGGCCGCGCCTTGGATCTTGTCGGCCGGGAAGCAGACTTCCGCGCCGCCGCCGAGCGTCATCGAGAACGGAGCCGCCACGACCGGCTTGTCGAGGTATTTCAGCGCCATCGTCGCATTTTGGAACTGGCGCACGATCAGATCGATCTCTTCCCAGTTGTCGTCTTGCGCTTCCATCAGGATCATCATCAGGTTCGCGCCGACGCAGAAGTTTTTCGCCTGGTTGCCGATCACCAGGCCCTTGTAGTTCTTGGAGACCTCTTCTGCCGCGTAGAACATCATCTGGATGATGTCCGCGCCGATCGCCTGGTTCAGGGAGTGGAACTCCAGTGCGGCCACGCCGTCGCCGAGGTCGATCAGCGAAGCGCCGGTGTTTTTCTTAATCACTTTGTTCTGCTCTTTCAGAGCGGCCAGCGAGATGATCTCTTTCTTCTCTTCGATGCCTTGGAAGTCGCCGTGCAAAGTGTAGAACGACTTGTGGCCGGCCGCTTCTTCATAGAAAGATTTCTTGCCGGATGCGAGCAGGTTCTTCACCCAAGCCGGGACGGTATCGCCTTCCGCCTCCATGCGCTCCACCGATTTTGCCACGCCGAGCAGGTCCCACGTTTCGAACGGGCCGGTTTCCCAGTTGAAGCCCCATTTCAGCGCTTTGTCGATGTTCACGATGTCGTCGGCGATCTCTTCGGCGCGCTCTGCGGTGTAGAGCAAGGTGCGCTTCAGGACGCTCCAGAGGAACTCGGAGGCCGCGTCTTTGCCGTAGACGAGGGCGCGGACTTTGTCCTTCAAAGTCTTTTGCAGTTTCGCCGCTTCCAGTGAAGCCGATTTCAGCTTCTGGCGCGGGCGGTATTCGAGCGTCTCGTAGTCGAGCGCGAGGATTTCTTTGCCTTCTTTTTTGAAGAAGCCTTGCTTCGTTTTTTGGCCGAGCATGCCGCGTTCGACCATCTGCTGCAGGAAGTCCGGGATGACGAACGTCGCTTGTTCCGCAACGTCTGTCACCGAGTCGTGGCAGTTGTTCGCCACGTGCACGAACGTGTCGAGGCCGACGACGTCGAGGGTGCGGAACGTGGCAGATTTCGGGCGGCCGATCACCGGACCGGTCAGCGCATCGACTTCATCGACGCCAAGGCCGCGCTTGATCATCTCCTGCACGGTGACCATCAGGCCGTACGTGCCGATGCGGTTGGCGATGAAGTTGACGGTGTCTTTCGCAAACACGACGCCTTTGCCGAGACGCTTTTCGGCAAACGCTGCCATGAAATCGAGCACGTCTTGCTTCGTGTCCGGGCCCGGGATGATCTCGAGCAGTTTCATGTAGCGCGGCGGGTTGAAGAAGTGCGTGCCGAGGAAGTGTTCGCGGAACGCCTGGCTTCTGCCTTCGACCATCGCGGCGATCGACAGGCCGGACGTGTTCGAGGACACGATCGTGCCCGGGCGAACGACTCCTTCCAGCTTTTCGAACAGGCTTTGTTTGATCGCGAGGTTCTCGACGACAACTTCGATGATCCAGTCGACGTCCGCCAGGCGATGCAAGTCGTCTTCCAGGTTGCCCACCTCAATCAAGGCGAGGTTGTGCGGGCTATAGAGTGCAGCCGGCTTTTGCTTCAGCAAGCCGTCGCGGCCGCGTTTTGCGAGTGCGTTACGGTCTTCTGCCCCTTGGGGCACGATGTCGAGGAGCAGGCTCGGCACCCCTACGTTGGCCAGATGTGCTGCGATCCCTGCGCCCATGACGCCGGAGCCGATCACGGCCACCTTGCGAATCTTACGTTCCATCTTCCATGCCTCCTTCGTCTCGTCCGTTGCTTCTTATAGAAATGTATGGATCGGAC comes from Tumebacillus sp. BK434 and encodes:
- a CDS encoding 3-hydroxyacyl-CoA dehydrogenase/enoyl-CoA hydratase family protein, encoding MERKIRKVAVIGSGVMGAGIAAHLANVGVPSLLLDIVPQGAEDRNALAKRGRDGLLKQKPAALYSPHNLALIEVGNLEDDLHRLADVDWIIEVVVENLAIKQSLFEKLEGVVRPGTIVSSNTSGLSIAAMVEGRSQAFREHFLGTHFFNPPRYMKLLEIIPGPDTKQDVLDFMAAFAEKRLGKGVVFAKDTVNFIANRIGTYGLMVTVQEMIKRGLGVDEVDALTGPVIGRPKSATFRTLDVVGLDTFVHVANNCHDSVTDVAEQATFVIPDFLQQMVERGMLGQKTKQGFFKKEGKEILALDYETLEYRPRQKLKSASLEAAKLQKTLKDKVRALVYGKDAASEFLWSVLKRTLLYTAERAEEIADDIVNIDKALKWGFNWETGPFETWDLLGVAKSVERMEAEGDTVPAWVKNLLASGKKSFYEEAAGHKSFYTLHGDFQGIEEKKEIISLAALKEQNKVIKKNTGASLIDLGDGVAALEFHSLNQAIGADIIQMMFYAAEEVSKNYKGLVIGNQAKNFCVGANLMMILMEAQDDNWEEIDLIVRQFQNATMALKYLDKPVVAAPFSMTLGGGAEVCFPADKIQGAAESYFGLVEVGVGLLPGGGGNKELLLRNIENAAPGTDLQPMVNRAFETIAMAKVSTSFREGQELGYFRKSDEMTVNNDYLLYDAKQSVLAMAENYRAPVQKKIKVVGEAGFSVLKLGAKQLQLSGYASAHDVKIAEKIATVLSGGRIAAGTEVTEQYLLDLEREAFLSLCGEPLTQQRMQHMLTKGKPLRN